The nucleotide sequence CCAGATTTAGTAAGTGAATCTGAGACTTTTGCAACTATAGAAGAAGCCTTTGAGTACTTAAAAAATTATTTTAAATTATAAAAACTGTTCTATTTTCCTTTAAAAACAGGTTTACGTTTCTCCATAAAACTCGACACACCTTCAGCATAATCTTCTGTGGATGCGCTTTCTATTTGTAGTTTTGACTCTAGAACTAGTTGCTCTTCTACCGTATTGTAAAATGATTGATTGAGTGCTTTTTTAGTATTAGCTAACGCTACTGTAGGTAATGCTGCTAGTTTTTGAGCGGTCTTTTGAGCTGTTTCAATAAAATCTGCGTCAGGAATGGCTTTATAGATCATTCCCATTTGGTCAGCTTCTGGTGCTGTAATTTTATCAGCCAGCATCATCGCGGCACTTGCTTTACCAAAACCGATGAGTCTAGGTAAAAAGAAGGTTCCCGCACTATCTGGAATCAGACCGATTTTAGAAAATGCCTGAATGAATGCAGCACCTTCTGTAGCAATAACCACATCACAACACAAGGCGATATTTGCTCCGGCACCAGCGGCTACTCCATTTACTGCAGCAACAACTGGTTTTTCAAGGTTTCTAATTTTTAAAACTATAGGATTATAATGATCGTCTAGAATCGCTTTAAAACCTGGATTCAAATCTGGATTTGTGATTTCTTGAATGTCCTGACCGGCACAAAAGGCTTTTCCTTCTCCTATAATCATCACAGCTCTCACTTCATCGTTTGAAGCACATTGATCGAGTGCGTCCTGCAAGGCAAATGCCATCTCGCGGTTAAAGGAATTGAATACTTGTGGTCTATTTAAAGTTATGGTTGCAACGCCGTTATTGACTTGTAGCAAGATAGAATCTGACATTAAATGATGTATATTAAATATCGTCTTCGACAAGCTCAGACTGATATTTTAGTTTTAAAAATTATTTAAAGATAGTGGTTGTTACGCTTTCGCGAAAGCGTTCTTATTTCAAACACTTAAAGTAATCAAAAGGCTCTAGACAGTCCTCACATTGAAACATTGCTTTACACGCTGTAGAACCAAACTGACTGACCAGCTTCGTATTCTTTGAGCCACAATTGGTACATTTTACCAGTTTCTTATCGTTAAGAAGTACATCTTTATCGGCAGTTTCTTCTAGTGGTGCAGCAATACCGTATTCTTCTAGCGCTTTACGACCACGTTCGGTAATCCAGTCAGTTGTCCACGGCGGACTCATAATTAATTGTATGTGAGTTGTGTAACCGTGAACTGCAAATGCTCGCTCTAGATCATCGCCTATAACATCCATCGCTGGACAGCCGCTATAAGTAGGTGTGAGTTTTATGGTGATTTCTTTTCCTTCAACTAAAACTTCTCTTATTACACCTAGATCTACGACGTTTAATACAGGTATTTCAGGATCGGCAACTTCTTCTAGAATGGCAAGAATCTCTTTTGGTAAAGATTCGAATATTTGATCTGCCATACTTGAAGAAGTTGAACTCGAACTTGAATCTGAACTCGAATTTAAATTTGATAAATTATTCATTTGAATTTTAATTAGAGTTACTATAATTCTTATTAATTCATCATTTTCTTTTACCAGATCTTTACAATCATCCACGCTGATTAGATCTGCTTTCCTTTGAATGTTTAAATTCCTCAAACTTTCACGTAGTTCCTTTAAAGAAATACGTAGTTTATTGATTCGATCTTTAGAAGTACCTGCGCCTAGAGCTTCTCCATAATTGAGAGCCGATGAACATGAAGAACGAATAATTTGCTGAGCAAGATATTGACCAGCATAAGAAGTAGGCATTTTGATATACAATTTAATAATTGCCGCCGCAAAATCCTCTAATCTTTCTGCTAAGTCTTGATAAGACATCTTAATAATTTAAAATTTCGAGTTACTTCAAATTCGAGTTCGAATTCAAGTTCAAATTCAAATTCAAAGATTACCACTTACTATCTGGATAAGTCCTCTGCATATACTGCATATCTGCAAGGATATAACCCATGTGCTCGCTATGTAATCCTTCTTTACCACCTTTTTGGAAGTATTCTACTTCTGGAATTTTTAATGTCGCTGTAGTAAGTAAATCTTCTACTTTTTCATAGTAATATTCTCTTAATTGCAACATGTCTGGCGCTACACCAGCAGCTATCATAGCATCATCTGCCTTAGTGGTGTGAAACAGCTCATCTGTATAAACCCAAGGTCATTTACTGCTTGTTGCACTCGCTGATGACTTTCTTCAGTACCATCACCTAATCGTTTTAACCAATCTCCTGAAAAACGCTCATGATAACTTGCTTCTTTGATTCCTTTAAAAGCAAGAGCTCTAAGCGTTTCATCAGCACTTTGTTGTAAAGCTCCTAAAAACATTCTGTTATAGACATCAAAGAAAAACTGACGTACAATCACGTATCCAAAATCTGTATTAGGTTGTTCCACCAATAATACATTCTTATACTCACGCTCTTTTCTTAAGAAAGCAATATCATCCTCAGTGGTTTTATCACCTTTCAACTGTGCGATATATTGGTAAAAACTACGCACTTGCCCTAACATATCTAGCGAAATATTAGTCAATGCTATATCTGGCTCTAGATTAGGTCCATGACCACAAAGTTCGCCTAGACGCTGTCCTAAGATTAAATAATTATCTGCCACACCTAGAAGATAGTCGATCAGGTGTTGTTTGTTTTCCTTGGACTCTAGGAATTGTGGATTTAGTTCTTTTATTGGTTGTTTCATATCTAATGATATTAAACTTAAATCTAAATTTAAATCTAAATTTAAAGGGTTATCGTTTATTTATAATAGCTACTAGAATTCTGATAATTTGTTCCGCTTCATCCTGCAGCTTTGTCAATTGGTCTTTGTTGCTTAAACCAGCTTTGAGTTGGATTTTTAAATTGTTATTGCACTCTTTAATCTCTTTAAGCGATATTCTCAATTTATTGATTTTATCTTTTTCAGTTCCTGCACCAGCAAATTCACTAAAATTTAAAGAGACAGAACCAGAAGATCTT is from Nonlabens arenilitoris and encodes:
- a CDS encoding enoyl-CoA hydratase-related protein, which encodes MSDSILLQVNNGVATITLNRPQVFNSFNREMAFALQDALDQCASNDEVRAVMIIGEGKAFCAGQDIQEITNPDLNPGFKAILDDHYNPIVLKIRNLEKPVVAAVNGVAAGAGANIALCCDVVIATEGAAFIQAFSKIGLIPDSAGTFFLPRLIGFGKASAAMMLADKITAPEADQMGMIYKAIPDADFIETAQKTAQKLAALPTVALANTKKALNQSFYNTVEEQLVLESKLQIESASTEDYAEGVSSFMEKRKPVFKGK
- the paaD gene encoding 1,2-phenylacetyl-CoA epoxidase subunit PaaD encodes the protein MADQIFESLPKEILAILEEVADPEIPVLNVVDLGVIREVLVEGKEITIKLTPTYSGCPAMDVIGDDLERAFAVHGYTTHIQLIMSPPWTTDWITERGRKALEEYGIAAPLEETADKDVLLNDKKLVKCTNCGSKNTKLVSQFGSTACKAMFQCEDCLEPFDYFKCLK
- a CDS encoding four helix bundle protein, translating into RSSGSVSLNFSEFAGAGTEKDKINKLRISLKEIKECNNNLKIQLKAGLSNKDQLTKLQDEAEQIIRILVAIINKR